A window of Jannaschia sp. M317 contains these coding sequences:
- the lepB gene encoding signal peptidase I, which translates to MSDAQLRRPLGIAGTGGRGALLFWTLAFQVVSIILVFGGPLDSAPLWARIVFHTAFGLSFAAWIGAIIRRLHDMGRSGWFAILFSIPVLGLCLLIWALFAKARPVDPSRFRDSARYRLGTALLAVLVLAMASRAFWAPHRIGSAHMEPTLHRGEVFLNLAYGLDGVGPGDIVTFSMPDETGRERLYISRAIATGGQNVAMQNGLPVIDGQPATLTSPLCAPAGCTEVLPDGTAHPVRDDGDGPLDTMAPVTVPDGHIFVLGDNRDVARDSRVTPANGGYGPVPVAALRGRVMIMPWSSE; encoded by the coding sequence ATGAGCGACGCACAGCTGCGCCGTCCTCTGGGCATCGCCGGAACCGGCGGGCGCGGAGCCTTGCTGTTCTGGACGCTCGCCTTTCAGGTCGTCTCCATCATCCTCGTCTTCGGCGGGCCGCTCGACTCGGCCCCGCTTTGGGCACGGATCGTGTTTCACACGGCCTTCGGCCTCAGCTTCGCGGCCTGGATCGGGGCGATCATCCGGCGCCTGCACGACATGGGGCGCAGCGGCTGGTTTGCGATCCTGTTCTCGATCCCGGTCCTTGGCCTGTGCCTTCTGATCTGGGCGCTTTTCGCAAAGGCCCGGCCCGTTGATCCGTCCCGCTTTCGGGACAGCGCCCGCTACCGCCTGGGCACTGCGTTGCTGGCGGTGCTTGTTCTGGCCATGGCGTCGCGCGCCTTCTGGGCACCGCACCGTATCGGATCGGCCCACATGGAACCGACGCTGCACCGGGGCGAGGTGTTCCTGAACCTGGCCTATGGGTTGGATGGCGTCGGGCCGGGCGATATCGTCACCTTCTCGATGCCTGACGAAACCGGCCGGGAGCGGCTCTATATTTCGCGCGCCATTGCAACGGGCGGCCAGAATGTCGCCATGCAGAACGGGCTGCCGGTGATCGACGGTCAGCCCGCGACCCTGACCTCCCCCCTCTGCGCACCTGCGGGCTGCACCGAGGTTCTGCCCGATGGTACCGCCCACCCGGTCCGCGACGACGGCGATGGGCCGCTGGACACGATGGCCCCTGTGACCGTCCCCGACGGCCATATCTTCGTTCTGGGCGACAACCGCGACGTGGCCCGCGACAGTCGCGTGACGCCTGCAAACGGCGGCTACGGCCCCGTGCCGGTCGCAGCCTTGCGCGGACGGGTCATGATCATGCCCTGGAGCAGCGAATGA
- the lepB gene encoding signal peptidase I: MASKVEKKDGPWETVKTIFWALLIAGVFRTLFFQPFWIPSGSMKDTLLIGDFLFVNKMAYGYSRHSCPFSMCPISGRLLGSEPERGDVIVFRHPVTNDDFIKRLIGLPGDTVQMQNGRLVINGTPVQIAVADPFVETMAPQGPQQILPRCANSPVGEGAECIKERAVETLPGGHAHSILNIGNFRTDTTPVYTVPAGQYFFMGDNRDNSSDSRVPRSIGGVGFVPYENLIGRADRVVFSSAGSRMLFFWTWRLDRFFEKIV, from the coding sequence TTGATCGCGGGCGTCTTCCGCACCCTGTTTTTTCAGCCGTTCTGGATTCCATCGGGGTCGATGAAGGACACGCTGCTGATCGGGGATTTCCTGTTCGTCAACAAGATGGCCTACGGCTATTCGCGCCACTCCTGTCCGTTTTCGATGTGCCCGATCTCCGGCCGTCTGCTGGGATCAGAGCCGGAGCGTGGCGACGTCATCGTGTTCCGCCACCCGGTCACCAACGACGATTTCATCAAGCGCCTGATCGGCCTGCCGGGCGACACCGTGCAGATGCAGAATGGCCGCCTCGTGATCAACGGCACTCCGGTTCAGATCGCCGTCGCCGACCCCTTCGTCGAAACGATGGCCCCTCAGGGCCCGCAACAGATCCTGCCGCGCTGCGCCAATTCCCCCGTGGGTGAGGGGGCCGAGTGCATCAAGGAACGTGCGGTCGAGACGCTGCCGGGCGGCCACGCCCATTCGATCCTGAACATCGGCAATTTCCGCACTGATACCACGCCGGTCTACACGGTGCCTGCCGGCCAGTATTTCTTCATGGGCGACAACCGCGACAATTCCTCCGACAGCCGGGTGCCGCGCTCCATCGGGGGGGTCGGATTCGTGCCCTACGAGAACCTGATCGGGCGGGCGGATCGCGTCGTGTTCTCTTCGGCAGGCAGCCGGATGCTGTTCTTCTGGACCTGGCGTCTGGACCGGTTCTTCGAGAAGATCGTCTGA
- the rnc gene encoding ribonuclease III — MKLSRDLAAFQDRIGYAFDSPDLLVRAMTHSSFSSSTRPDNQRLEFLGDRILGLVMAETLMDADLTASEGQLAPRFNALVRKETCAEIARDIDLGAVLKLGKSEQVTGGRRKMALLGDGIEALIAAVYLDGGLDAARALILRLWGDRPARVEDDARDAKTTLQEWAQARGMTPPRYVVQGRDGPDHAPVFRIQAELENGQTAEGCASAKRAAEQAAAKALLAKLDQTS; from the coding sequence ATGAAACTTTCGCGCGACCTCGCCGCCTTTCAGGACCGCATTGGCTATGCCTTCGACAGCCCGGACCTGTTGGTGCGCGCCATGACGCACAGCTCGTTTTCGTCGTCTACACGCCCCGACAACCAAAGGTTGGAATTCCTGGGCGACCGTATCCTTGGCCTCGTGATGGCCGAGACGTTGATGGACGCGGACCTGACCGCCAGCGAGGGCCAGCTTGCCCCCCGGTTCAACGCCTTGGTCCGCAAGGAAACCTGCGCCGAAATCGCCCGGGACATCGACCTGGGTGCGGTGCTCAAGCTGGGTAAATCCGAACAGGTCACCGGTGGCCGTCGCAAGATGGCGCTGTTGGGCGACGGGATCGAGGCGCTGATCGCCGCTGTCTATCTCGATGGTGGGTTGGACGCGGCGCGCGCGCTGATCCTGCGGCTTTGGGGCGACCGCCCCGCGCGGGTCGAGGATGACGCCCGCGACGCCAAGACGACGCTGCAGGAATGGGCCCAGGCCCGTGGCATGACCCCGCCGCGCTACGTCGTGCAGGGCCGCGACGGACCCGACCACGCGCCGGTGTTCCGCATTCAGGCAGAGCTGGAAAATGGCCAGACCGCCGAAGGCTGCGCCAGCGCGAAACGCGCCGCCGAACAGGCGGCGGCCAAGGCCCTTCTGGCAAAACTGGACCAGACGTCCTAA